The following are encoded in a window of Cupriavidus oxalaticus genomic DNA:
- a CDS encoding helix-turn-helix domain-containing protein: MHYSIQTLSQLRPILQGFRKSRGLTQANMAAYLGVRQQTYAELEANPAAASVERLFKALRVLGVEMVLSPAPDTAMQPEPEPPSGSVTPPEKDPRRATQEEQPKMPAKRKASRTALETGQPKREDW, translated from the coding sequence ATGCACTATTCCATCCAGACACTCAGCCAGTTGCGGCCGATCCTGCAGGGCTTCCGGAAGTCCAGGGGCCTGACGCAGGCAAATATGGCGGCTTACCTCGGCGTCAGGCAGCAGACCTATGCCGAACTGGAAGCCAACCCTGCCGCGGCCAGCGTAGAGCGGCTGTTCAAGGCGCTGCGCGTGCTGGGCGTGGAGATGGTCCTTTCCCCTGCTCCAGATACCGCCATGCAGCCGGAACCGGAGCCTCCTTCCGGCTCCGTGACGCCGCCGGAAAAGGATCCGCGCCGGGCTACACAGGAAGAACAGCCGAAAATGCCCGCGAAGCGCAAGGCAAGCCGCACCGCCCTCGAGACCGGTCAGCCAAAGCGGGAGGACTGGTAG
- a CDS encoding response regulator transcription factor, which yields MLARIAGIRVIAAGASASSELACLSHYQPDIVVIGLGTASTRALHDVRAIRSALPGCILLVLVDTLAQPLRRACLKAGGDYCFDRTLELDAIRTTLGRLALGA from the coding sequence ATGCTTGCCCGCATTGCCGGTATCCGCGTCATCGCGGCCGGCGCCAGCGCCAGCAGCGAGCTGGCTTGCCTCTCGCACTACCAGCCCGACATCGTGGTCATCGGCCTGGGCACCGCCAGCACGCGCGCGCTGCACGACGTCAGGGCGATCCGGTCCGCGTTGCCTGGCTGCATCCTGCTCGTGCTGGTCGATACCCTGGCGCAACCGCTTCGGCGTGCCTGCCTGAAGGCAGGTGGCGATTATTGCTTTGACCGAACCCTGGAGCTGGATGCGATACGTACGACGCTGGGACGCCTGGCGCTCGGTGCATGA
- a CDS encoding universal stress protein has translation MNFKTILVDLTDGPACAARVESAAQVAAAFAGSVVGLTATGTQLEPFRSAGEEAGQYAALARDKLQRLAARHHEALREWVGRVSPTIPTRHVVVEAEAGWALATHGRFADLILPGPPSVHTDVPVGLSGVAEYVMLQAGRPILLLPGLAGPTLEGRVAIAWNGSRAAARAVADAMPWLARAAAVSVLVVATVNESREPPGHETHESDASHESGQRLVAWLASHGVEADLHVEQGDPDEALPRLVDAVQAGLLVAGGYGHSRLRELVLGGSTRCLLRQSAFPVFMSH, from the coding sequence ATGAATTTCAAGACGATCCTTGTCGACCTGACCGATGGGCCGGCGTGTGCGGCCCGCGTCGAGAGCGCAGCGCAGGTTGCCGCGGCATTTGCCGGCAGCGTGGTCGGACTCACCGCAACCGGGACGCAGCTGGAGCCGTTTCGCAGTGCAGGGGAAGAGGCTGGACAATACGCCGCCCTCGCACGGGACAAGCTCCAGCGCCTGGCTGCGAGACACCATGAGGCGCTGCGGGAGTGGGTCGGGCGCGTCTCGCCGACAATTCCAACGCGGCATGTCGTGGTTGAAGCTGAAGCCGGCTGGGCGCTGGCTACACACGGCCGTTTCGCCGACCTTATCCTGCCCGGACCGCCCTCCGTACATACCGACGTTCCCGTCGGACTGTCGGGCGTTGCCGAGTATGTGATGCTGCAAGCCGGACGGCCCATCCTGCTGTTGCCGGGGCTGGCCGGCCCGACACTGGAAGGCCGCGTCGCGATAGCGTGGAATGGCTCGCGGGCGGCCGCGCGGGCTGTAGCGGATGCGATGCCGTGGCTGGCGCGTGCCGCCGCGGTGTCTGTCCTGGTGGTTGCGACGGTGAACGAAAGCCGTGAGCCGCCGGGTCACGAAACCCATGAAAGCGACGCGAGCCACGAGAGCGGCCAGCGCCTCGTGGCCTGGCTGGCTAGCCACGGCGTCGAGGCTGACCTGCACGTGGAGCAGGGTGACCCGGATGAGGCGCTGCCGCGGCTTGTCGACGCCGTGCAGGCCGGCCTGCTCGTTGCAGGCGGCTATGGCCACTCGCGCCTGCGCGAGCTTGTGCTGGGAGGATCGACCCGCTGCCTGCTACGCCAGTCTGCCTTCCCGGTCTTCATGTCGCACTGA
- a CDS encoding bifunctional acetate--CoA ligase family protein/GNAT family N-acetyltransferase, with translation MTVRNLHALFRPRSVALIGATMRPLSVGATVLANLTAGGFAGPVYLVNPKYATLAGRPCYPSVDALPAPPDLAVLCTPAATIPRLITELGAAGTRAAIVLSAGFEGPADSAAGAMRQAILEAARPHLLRILGPNCVGLVASGIGLNASFAPGTAIRGSLAFATQSGALATAVLDWARSRQIGFSHFISLGDSADVDVADVLDYLASDSATRAILLYVEAIRHGSKFMSAARAAARSKPVLIVKAGRSAQSARAAASHTGALAGADGVYDAAIRRAGMLRIDSTEALFDAVEMLARLHGVHGTRLAILTNGGGAGVMATDALADGGGILASLSDQTLARLDDVLPATWPRANPVDIIGDAPVGRYQKAHAILCDAPEVDAVLMIHAPTAIVPATEIAAALVSAPPGGKPLLTAWLGGDAVQQARRLCQRAGLPTFETPEQAVRTFLQACEYRDNQQLLMRTPPADDTSAPTDKVTARGIVADALRSGRRTLTEPEAKEALAAYGIPVVPTATAENVDDAVRQAALLGYPVALKILSGDITHKATAGGVALGLADAAAVRSAGNAMLARIRQELPDARLDGFTVQPMVSFSDSFELIAGVTTDAVFGPVLLFGHGGVNTEHIRDTAIALPPLDALLAQDLVSRTRVGRLLQGWRGHPGIDRERLLHALVQLSRMVCDIPEIAELDVNPLLASPHGVIALDARIAVAVPSGGGPRLSIQPYPEALEERIACNGHDYLIRPVRPTDEAAYQAYFRQLTPEDIHARYFCAFREPDHDRLARLTQIDYAREMVFVATTTDASGRCAMLGEVRAIADPDNVQAEFGIAVRSDCHGQGLGKLLLDKMVRYARARGIGALVGATLPHNAAMLGLARSCGFTVKATPGNEGVSLHLALGEDGSRPVRPDLVRKR, from the coding sequence ATGACAGTCCGTAACCTCCATGCCCTGTTTCGCCCCCGCTCGGTCGCTTTGATCGGCGCGACGATGCGGCCGCTCAGCGTCGGGGCCACCGTACTGGCCAACCTGACCGCGGGCGGCTTCGCCGGCCCGGTTTACCTGGTCAATCCCAAGTACGCCACGCTCGCCGGCAGGCCCTGCTACCCGTCTGTCGACGCCCTTCCCGCGCCGCCCGACCTGGCGGTGCTCTGTACGCCCGCTGCCACCATACCCAGGCTCATCACCGAGCTCGGTGCCGCCGGCACGCGCGCGGCCATCGTGCTGAGCGCCGGCTTCGAGGGACCGGCGGACAGCGCCGCCGGCGCCATGCGTCAGGCCATCCTGGAAGCGGCGCGGCCCCATCTGCTAAGGATCCTGGGACCGAACTGCGTCGGCCTCGTTGCCTCGGGCATCGGCCTGAACGCGAGCTTCGCGCCCGGCACGGCCATCCGTGGCAGCCTGGCATTCGCCACGCAGTCCGGCGCGCTGGCCACGGCGGTACTCGACTGGGCACGATCGCGGCAGATCGGCTTTTCTCACTTCATCTCTCTCGGTGACAGTGCCGACGTGGACGTGGCCGATGTGCTCGACTACCTGGCTAGCGACAGCGCGACGCGCGCCATCCTGCTCTATGTCGAGGCCATCCGGCATGGTTCGAAGTTCATGTCGGCGGCGCGCGCTGCGGCCCGCAGCAAGCCGGTACTGATCGTCAAGGCCGGGCGCTCGGCGCAGTCAGCGCGCGCCGCCGCTTCTCATACCGGCGCGCTGGCCGGCGCCGACGGGGTCTATGACGCCGCGATCCGGCGAGCCGGCATGTTACGGATCGATAGCACGGAGGCGCTGTTCGACGCGGTCGAGATGCTGGCGCGGCTGCACGGCGTGCATGGCACGCGCCTTGCCATCCTGACCAACGGCGGCGGCGCCGGCGTGATGGCGACCGACGCGCTCGCGGACGGCGGCGGGATCCTGGCCAGCCTCTCGGACCAGACCTTGGCCAGGCTGGACGACGTGCTTCCCGCCACTTGGCCGCGCGCCAATCCGGTCGACATCATCGGCGATGCGCCCGTCGGGCGCTACCAGAAGGCGCACGCCATCCTGTGCGATGCACCGGAGGTCGATGCCGTGCTGATGATCCATGCCCCCACGGCCATCGTCCCCGCCACGGAGATTGCTGCCGCGCTTGTCAGTGCGCCGCCCGGCGGCAAGCCGCTGCTGACTGCGTGGCTCGGCGGGGATGCGGTGCAACAGGCGCGCCGCTTGTGCCAGCGCGCCGGCTTGCCGACCTTCGAGACACCCGAACAGGCCGTGCGCACATTCCTGCAGGCCTGCGAGTACCGCGACAACCAGCAGCTATTGATGCGCACCCCGCCTGCCGACGACACGTCGGCGCCAACCGACAAGGTCACAGCGCGTGGGATCGTCGCCGATGCGCTGCGCAGTGGCAGACGGACGTTGACAGAACCGGAGGCAAAAGAAGCATTGGCAGCCTATGGCATCCCGGTGGTCCCGACCGCAACGGCGGAAAACGTCGACGACGCAGTGCGGCAGGCCGCATTGCTGGGCTATCCCGTTGCACTGAAGATCCTTTCCGGCGATATCACACACAAAGCCACCGCCGGAGGCGTGGCATTGGGGCTGGCCGACGCTGCCGCCGTGCGTAGCGCCGGCAACGCCATGCTCGCGCGGATCCGGCAGGAGCTTCCGGATGCACGGCTGGACGGATTCACCGTCCAGCCAATGGTCAGCTTCAGCGACAGTTTCGAACTGATCGCCGGTGTCACGACGGATGCCGTGTTCGGGCCGGTGCTGCTGTTCGGCCACGGCGGCGTCAACACCGAGCATATCCGGGACACCGCCATCGCGCTGCCGCCGCTCGATGCCTTGCTCGCCCAGGACCTGGTCTCGCGTACCCGCGTCGGCCGCCTGCTGCAAGGCTGGCGGGGGCATCCGGGCATCGATCGGGAGCGCCTGCTCCACGCACTGGTGCAGCTGTCCCGCATGGTGTGCGACATCCCCGAGATCGCCGAACTCGACGTCAATCCCTTGCTGGCAAGCCCCCATGGCGTGATTGCGCTCGACGCGCGCATCGCCGTGGCCGTTCCGTCCGGCGGAGGACCGCGGCTGTCCATCCAGCCCTATCCGGAAGCGCTGGAGGAGCGCATCGCGTGCAATGGGCACGACTACCTGATACGTCCGGTGCGGCCGACGGATGAGGCTGCCTACCAGGCCTATTTTCGTCAGCTCACGCCGGAGGATATCCACGCACGCTACTTCTGTGCGTTCCGCGAGCCCGACCACGACCGACTCGCGCGGCTGACGCAGATCGACTACGCGCGCGAAATGGTCTTTGTTGCGACGACCACGGATGCTTCGGGCCGGTGCGCGATGCTGGGCGAGGTGCGCGCCATTGCGGACCCGGACAATGTCCAGGCCGAGTTCGGCATCGCCGTGCGCTCGGATTGCCACGGACAGGGATTGGGAAAGCTGTTGCTCGACAAGATGGTGCGCTATGCACGTGCAAGAGGCATCGGCGCGCTGGTGGGCGCTACCTTGCCGCACAACGCCGCCATGCTTGGGCTGGCGCGCAGCTGCGGGTTCACCGTCAAAGCCACGCCAGGCAACGAAGGCGTCAGCCTGCACCTTGCACTGGGGGAAGATGGCTCAAGGCCAGTGCGCCCGGACCTTGTCAGGAAACGCTGA
- a CDS encoding type II toxin-antitoxin system HipA family toxin produces MTRGTHAKRLDLWMNGLPVGHWETAPAGDRLAYREDWIADPQGRPLSLSLPFTPGNQPHRGPVVANYFDNLLPDSDAIRRRIAARYQTGGTDAFALLARLGRDCAGALQMLPPQEAPMALKRVQGRPLSETEIATLLHEATAEPVLGLREPIDDLRLSIAGAQEKTALLRWDGQWLLPQGSTPTTHIFKLPMGLVGNMRADMRTSVENEWLCARIVAAFGLPVAACEIARFGDTKALVVERFDRKPSADGSWLLRLPQEDMCQATGTSALQKYESDGGPGIQQIADILSGSRSALSDRRNFFLAQIVFWLLAATDGHGKNFSISHLPGSRYEATPLYDILSAHPIIGKGKNQVAPQRARLAMALHGKNSHYAIQEIQRRHWFAQGQRIGFSPDDVESMLDEVMSQTSRAIDAAASALPPEFPMDLADAIFDGMRRQQRRLAA; encoded by the coding sequence ATGACGCGCGGCACGCACGCGAAGCGTCTCGACCTGTGGATGAACGGCTTGCCGGTGGGTCACTGGGAAACCGCGCCCGCCGGCGACCGGCTGGCCTATCGCGAAGACTGGATTGCCGACCCGCAAGGCCGGCCGCTGTCCTTGTCATTGCCCTTTACGCCGGGCAACCAGCCACACCGCGGACCGGTAGTCGCCAACTATTTCGACAACCTGCTGCCCGACAGCGATGCCATCAGGCGGCGCATCGCGGCCCGGTATCAGACCGGCGGGACCGACGCCTTCGCGCTGCTGGCCAGGCTCGGCCGCGACTGCGCCGGCGCCCTGCAGATGCTGCCGCCGCAGGAAGCGCCGATGGCGTTGAAGCGCGTCCAGGGCCGCCCGCTGTCGGAGACGGAGATCGCCACCCTGCTGCACGAGGCCACGGCCGAGCCCGTGCTCGGGCTGCGCGAGCCTATCGATGACCTGCGCCTGTCAATTGCCGGCGCACAGGAAAAGACCGCGCTGCTGCGCTGGGACGGGCAATGGCTGTTGCCGCAAGGCAGTACGCCGACCACGCATATCTTCAAGCTGCCCATGGGACTGGTGGGCAATATGCGCGCCGACATGCGGACCTCGGTGGAAAACGAATGGCTCTGCGCCAGGATCGTCGCCGCGTTTGGCCTGCCGGTCGCTGCCTGCGAGATCGCCCGCTTCGGGGATACCAAGGCGCTGGTCGTCGAACGCTTCGACCGCAAGCCCTCGGCAGACGGTTCCTGGCTGCTGCGCCTGCCGCAGGAAGACATGTGCCAGGCCACCGGGACGTCGGCATTGCAGAAGTACGAGTCGGACGGCGGGCCTGGCATCCAGCAGATCGCAGACATCCTCTCGGGCTCGCGCTCGGCGCTGTCCGATCGCCGCAACTTCTTCCTCGCGCAGATCGTCTTCTGGCTGCTCGCGGCCACGGATGGACATGGCAAGAACTTCAGCATCAGCCACCTGCCGGGCAGCCGATATGAGGCGACGCCGCTGTATGACATCCTGTCGGCGCATCCGATCATCGGCAAAGGCAAGAACCAGGTGGCGCCGCAACGGGCCCGGCTGGCGATGGCGTTGCACGGCAAGAATTCGCACTACGCCATCCAGGAGATCCAGCGGCGGCACTGGTTTGCCCAGGGACAGCGCATCGGCTTCTCGCCCGACGATGTCGAGTCGATGCTCGACGAGGTCATGTCGCAGACCAGCCGGGCTATCGACGCCGCCGCTTCCGCGCTGCCGCCGGAATTCCCCATGGACCTGGCCGATGCGATCTTCGATGGCATGCGCCGGCAGCAGCGGCGCCTGGCCGCCTGA
- a CDS encoding BON domain-containing protein: MKTDHQIQKEVSEELDWDPSIDAAAIGVEVNEGIVTLNGHLPSYAAKLAAERAAERVAGVRAVVVKLDVHPPGALDDESIAEAARDALQWHVHVPADAIMVRVERGWVTLAGDVDWGYQKKLAERTVGQLRGVIGVVNNIRLNATAVPPDIERRIEEALKRHAAREAHHITVKVERGTATLQGEVDSLADRRAAVGAVWSAPGISAVIDQLETRR, encoded by the coding sequence ATGAAAACCGATCATCAAATTCAGAAGGAAGTGAGCGAAGAGCTCGACTGGGATCCGTCCATTGACGCGGCGGCCATTGGTGTCGAAGTCAACGAGGGCATCGTCACGCTGAATGGTCATCTGCCCAGCTATGCCGCGAAGCTTGCTGCCGAACGGGCGGCGGAACGCGTTGCCGGCGTGCGGGCGGTCGTCGTCAAGCTGGACGTGCATCCACCCGGTGCACTCGATGACGAGTCCATTGCCGAGGCGGCCCGGGATGCGCTGCAATGGCACGTACATGTACCCGCGGATGCGATCATGGTCCGCGTCGAGCGAGGCTGGGTAACGTTGGCCGGCGATGTCGACTGGGGCTATCAGAAAAAGCTTGCAGAGCGCACGGTGGGCCAACTGCGCGGCGTCATTGGCGTCGTCAACAATATTCGCCTCAATGCCACGGCCGTGCCACCCGACATCGAAAGACGGATCGAAGAGGCCCTGAAGCGGCACGCCGCACGCGAGGCGCACCATATCACCGTCAAGGTGGAACGGGGCACGGCCACCCTCCAGGGCGAGGTCGACTCGCTGGCCGACCGTCGTGCGGCCGTCGGCGCGGTGTGGTCTGCGCCCGGCATCTCGGCCGTTATCGACCAACTTGAAACCAGGCGCTGA
- a CDS encoding Hsp20/alpha crystallin family protein, giving the protein MSNIRRYDPFSIEPLGDMLQGMFRNLRLGAEAELPFKVDVTESDGSYAITADLPGVKKEDINVSVDRGTVMITAKLEKASEVKEGDRVIRQERYSGSMQRAFTLDGNIDTNKIDASFQDGVLRVVLPKKEASPQQRVTIR; this is encoded by the coding sequence ATGAGCAACATCCGACGCTATGACCCGTTCTCGATCGAACCGCTTGGCGACATGCTGCAAGGCATGTTTCGCAACCTGCGGCTCGGTGCCGAGGCCGAACTGCCCTTCAAGGTCGACGTGACCGAATCCGACGGCAGCTATGCCATTACCGCCGACTTGCCAGGCGTGAAAAAGGAAGACATCAACGTCAGCGTGGATCGCGGCACGGTCATGATCACCGCCAAGCTCGAAAAGGCATCCGAGGTCAAGGAAGGGGATCGGGTAATCCGGCAGGAGCGCTACAGCGGTTCCATGCAGCGAGCCTTCACGCTGGACGGCAACATCGACACAAACAAGATCGATGCCAGCTTCCAGGACGGTGTGCTGCGTGTCGTGCTACCCAAGAAGGAAGCGTCGCCGCAGCAGCGCGTGACCATCCGCTAA
- the fnr gene encoding fumarate/nitrate reduction transcriptional regulator Fnr: MYGMPGKANPASDAADTFASPEPPRPVAASRPAAANAGARCANCMMRHICMAASLEADDVEQLDRVMQGWRTVRQGEKLFRAGDPFRSLYAVRAGSFKTVVTSERGKEHISGFYMAGDAIGMDGICEETHTSDAIALEDSVVCVIPYHLLEALCRELKPLQRQFHKMLSAEIVREANQMMLLGNMSAEQRVATFLLSISARHRERGYSATSFVLRMTREDIGSYLGVTLETVSRTLSKFQQEGLLAVQGKSLDLLNLDALDAR, translated from the coding sequence ATGTATGGAATGCCTGGCAAGGCCAATCCGGCTAGCGATGCGGCCGACACGTTTGCCTCGCCCGAGCCGCCCCGGCCCGTGGCGGCGTCCCGGCCTGCCGCAGCAAACGCCGGCGCCCGCTGCGCCAACTGCATGATGCGGCACATCTGCATGGCCGCAAGCCTGGAAGCGGATGACGTAGAGCAGCTCGACCGTGTCATGCAGGGCTGGCGCACGGTCAGGCAGGGCGAGAAACTGTTCCGCGCCGGCGATCCGTTCCGCAGCCTCTACGCGGTGCGGGCCGGCTCCTTCAAGACCGTGGTGACATCCGAGCGCGGCAAGGAACATATCTCGGGCTTTTACATGGCGGGCGACGCCATCGGCATGGACGGAATCTGCGAGGAGACTCACACTTCCGATGCCATTGCCCTGGAGGACAGCGTGGTCTGTGTGATTCCCTATCACCTGCTGGAAGCCCTTTGCCGGGAGCTCAAGCCGCTGCAGCGGCAATTTCACAAGATGCTTAGTGCTGAAATCGTCAGGGAGGCGAACCAGATGATGCTGTTGGGCAACATGTCCGCCGAGCAGCGCGTTGCCACCTTTCTGCTGAGCATTTCAGCCCGCCATCGTGAGCGCGGCTATTCGGCCACGTCATTTGTCCTGCGCATGACCCGCGAGGACATTGGCAGCTACCTCGGGGTTACGCTCGAAACGGTGAGCCGGACACTGTCCAAGTTCCAGCAAGAAGGCCTGCTAGCCGTGCAAGGCAAGTCCCTCGACCTGCTGAACCTCGATGCGCTGGACGCGCGCTAG
- a CDS encoding response regulator has translation MTRVMIADDHAVVRDGLRHILERAGVFQVVGEAADGSQVPKMVRDCRPQVLLLDLSMPGRSGLELIRLLRADEPALRILVLTMHAEEQYIVRAFQAGAAGYLTKESAATELVSAIEQVARGGTYVSQGMAAKLASGIKDQTDDLPHLRLSDRELEVYRRLVMGESITAIASALCVSAKTVSTYKMRLMEKMQMPNEAMLLRYAMRNHLFDEDVDL, from the coding sequence ATGACACGCGTGATGATTGCGGATGACCACGCCGTGGTGCGCGACGGATTACGGCATATTCTGGAGCGTGCCGGCGTGTTCCAGGTTGTGGGCGAAGCGGCCGACGGCTCACAGGTGCCGAAAATGGTAAGGGACTGTCGCCCGCAAGTGCTGTTGCTGGACCTGTCCATGCCGGGACGGAGCGGCCTGGAGCTCATCCGGCTGTTGCGTGCCGATGAGCCCGCATTGCGCATCCTGGTCCTGACCATGCACGCCGAAGAGCAATACATCGTACGAGCCTTCCAGGCGGGGGCGGCTGGCTACCTGACCAAGGAGAGCGCGGCGACCGAGTTGGTATCCGCCATCGAACAGGTGGCCCGCGGCGGGACTTATGTCAGCCAGGGCATGGCCGCCAAGCTGGCCAGTGGCATCAAGGACCAGACCGATGACCTGCCTCACCTGCGGCTATCGGACCGGGAGCTGGAAGTGTACCGGCGGCTCGTGATGGGTGAGTCCATCACGGCCATTGCCTCGGCTCTGTGCGTCAGTGCAAAGACGGTCAGCACATACAAGATGCGCCTGATGGAAAAAATGCAGATGCCCAACGAGGCCATGCTATTGCGCTACGCGATGCGAAACCATTTGTTCGATGAAGACGTGGATCTGTAG